DNA sequence from the Leptospirillum ferrooxidans C2-3 genome:
CAACGGGAAGACCCCGGTTCCTGACAGATGGAAGGGGAGTCTCCGGATCATCAGAAAGGCCCTTCTTTTCTTCCGGTGGCTGAATCAGCCCTTTTGGCCAATCATGGAGAGATTCCACTTCCAACACTGACCTCTCTTTTTTCTTCTGACGCTCCCCTGTGGATTTCCTTTTTTCCCCGAGGTGATCGGAAACTTTCCGGATTCCTCTCCTGGCTGGATATCTGGCACAGCGGGATGATTTCCCGAGGGCTGTCCCCTCATATGAAGGGGGTCAAGCCATATCCGGAATCGTTTCTTTTTTATCCCATCGATACGCCGGTCCCCAACGGCATCCTGATTATTCCCTTTGAAAAGGGAAAGGCTGGGGATCGTCTTCCGTTCCTTCCGGACACTTTGATGGGGCTTTCCGTCAATAATGTCATTATCGACGGAAGATCCCTTCCTCCAGAAGTCCTGTCGACGTTTCCAGAGGTTTCAGTCCTTGCCACTCCTGATTTGAAAATCACCATAAGAGTCGGAAAAAAAGAGGATTATCCAAAAACAATCCTCCGGCCATGCGGCTCTGAAGCAGCTCTTTTTCCATGACCCCGAGAGGCATCTCTCCCGCAGTTTCCAGTCTTTCCGAAAAAAATACTTGAGCTTTCTGGCGGAATCCTTTTTCTCTCCGTTCGGTATCTCGAAAGGAATCATCCCCGGACCGGAAGACTGCCTGTAGCCTGTTTTTGAATCTCATTATCCCTTCAAGAGAGGACAACCCTGTTTCGTCCGGATTCCTTGGCGATGTACAGCGCCTTGTCGGCAGAGGTCATGATGGTTTCAAGGTCGGGGGATTCCGGAAAGAAGGACACTCCGACACTTGCCGATAGAATGATGGTTGCAACAGGGGAAAGAACGAGAGGCTCCCGGATCGCCTCCCTGATTTCATCAAGTCTGCTCCATGCATCTTCTTTGGGAAGATTGGGGCAAATCAGCAGAAATTCCTCTCCGCCCCAACGGCCAAACCAGTCCGTTTTCCGGATCGATTGCTGGATTTTCAAGACAACGTGTTGCAATGCCCTGTCTCCGGCAGGATGTCCATATTGGTCATTGACCTTCTTGAAAAAGTCGACATCGAAAATCGCCACCGACAATGGTGCCCCTGACCGTCCGGAGAGTTCGACCTCCCGCTTTAAAACCCCCATGATGGCATGCCGGGCGAGGATTCCCGTGAGAAAATCATTATGAATATTGGTCATGGACTCTTTTAAGATCCGGATCTCGCGTATTTGGAAAAGGGAGGGGAGGATGGGAGGTGCCGAGGGAGAGTGCTCCTGATAACTCTCCAGGTAGTCTGTGACATCATGCATGGGGCTTCCCACCTGACGGAGGACATTTCTCCATCCAAGACCCATGAACAATAAACCGGATACGGTTGTTAACCAATAAAGGATCGTATCCCAATACTCCAGTCTGGACTGATGAGCCTCAACCCTCAAGAGTTCAGAGGAAATGGTTCCTCTTGCTTTTTGAATTTGGGATAAAAAAGTCGACAGGCGATCCTGAACACCCAAAAGACAATTGTGCAGATCCGGTCCCTTATTGACTTTGCATGTGTTCAGATCGTCCATTTCTTTCACCCATTTCTGAACAAGGTGATTTTGTGCGCGGTCTCCATTGGCTTCAAAACTCTTCAGCAACATAAAAATCAGATGGAATTCTCCCGAAATCTTCTGGAGATTCCTCTGGTTCATTGGGCTCTGCTCTGGAGCTGATAAATGATCCATAGTCCGGCCAACTCTTTCCCTCAATAGAGAGAGACTGGAATCAAGGCCCGATACCTGGCTACGGATTTCGGCCAAAGTTTCAATCTGGGCTACCAGATGCGTTTTTTGTCTGGAAATCGTGGTATGAATAGCAAGGCCAACAAGGTGAAAAGCGATCGTTCCCGCAAAGGTAATGGCGACAAAAGTCCGAAAGGGAAGTTCAATGGGAAAAGGGGTTCTTTTCATAAAGCGTTTCCGATCAATGAGGTTTTTCTGGCCGAGGCCAGGGATATTCTGGTTGGTTTGAGGATATTTCGAGGAGAATACTCTCAAAATCCATGAAAGTCTTTGGTCCCTTTCAGTGATTCTGAGAGAATTTTTTCGCCAAGCCTTTTTGATCTTTTCCGGGGTACTTTCTTTTCAGACCCTAAAAGAGCGAATTCTCAGCCATTCCTGTTTTTCTTGTAATCTTTGGGGCTTTTATGGGAAATTGGGGAGAGATATTCTGGAACAACTTTTGGGTTCGGTCCCCTGTTTGAAGGTGGCGATTTGAGGAAGATATTTGGTTTCGGGAGGATGATCCTCTGGAAAAGCATTTTTTCAAAAAAGGATAAAGAATGATAGACCGTTATACCCGTCCCGTCATGAGGGCCATTTTTGATGTCGACCATCGTCTTGAAGTCATGTTCCATGTAGAGAAGGTTTCGGCAAAGGTCCTGGCGGAAAAGGGGATTATCGACCAGCAGAAGGTCTCGGAGCTTTTAGGGGCGAAGGTTCGTCTCGATCCAAAACGGATGGATGAGATCGAGCAAACGACGCGCCATGACATCATCAGTTTTCTCACGATGATATCGGAACAGCTTCCGGAAGGAGCCCGCTCCATTCTTCATTACGGAATGACCTCCCAGGATCTGATCGATACGGCAGGAGCCCTCGTCTACCTGGAGGCGATCGACCAGATCCAGCATTCTCTTGATGCGTTCAAGTCCATTCTCAAGGAGCAGGCCCTTGCCCATAAAAACACCTTGATGGTTGGGAGAACTCATGGTATCCATGGCGAGCCAATCGTTTTCGGTGTCAAGTTCCTGTCCTGGTATGCCGAAATGGAGAGGCATTCCGAGCGTCTCTCTCATGCGAGAAGGACCATGTCAGTTGGAAAAATGTCCGGAGCCATGGGAACTGCGGTTCACATTTCTCCTTCTCTGGAAACCGCCATTCTTTCCGATCTTTCCTTAAAACCGGAATCGATGGCGACCCAGGTTGTTGCAAGGGACCGCCATGCCGAGCTTTTTTCAACGCTGGCCCTGATCGGTTCCGGGCTTGAACGGATTGCAGTCGAGATACGCCATCTGCAGAGAACGGAGGTGCGGGAGGCGGAAGAGCCTTTCAGACCTGGCCAGAAAGGCTCTTCCGCCATGCCCCACAAGAGAAACCCCATTGGATCGGAAAATATTACCGGTCTTGCAAGGCTTCTTCGCTCCTATTCCCAGGCGGCTTTTGAAAATGTTGCCCTCTGGCATGAACGCGATATCAGCCATTCCTCGGTTGAGCGGGTGATCGGTCCGGATGCGTTTGGGCTTCTGGATTATATGCTTGTCCGGCTTGGCGGCATCTTGAAGGATCTCATCATCTATCCGGAAAGAATGAAGCAGAACCTCGAGATGACCAGAGGG
Encoded proteins:
- a CDS encoding GGDEF domain-containing protein, which encodes MKRTPFPIELPFRTFVAITFAGTIAFHLVGLAIHTTISRQKTHLVAQIETLAEIRSQVSGLDSSLSLLRERVGRTMDHLSAPEQSPMNQRNLQKISGEFHLIFMLLKSFEANGDRAQNHLVQKWVKEMDDLNTCKVNKGPDLHNCLLGVQDRLSTFLSQIQKARGTISSELLRVEAHQSRLEYWDTILYWLTTVSGLLFMGLGWRNVLRQVGSPMHDVTDYLESYQEHSPSAPPILPSLFQIREIRILKESMTNIHNDFLTGILARHAIMGVLKREVELSGRSGAPLSVAIFDVDFFKKVNDQYGHPAGDRALQHVVLKIQQSIRKTDWFGRWGGEEFLLICPNLPKEDAWSRLDEIREAIREPLVLSPVATIILSASVGVSFFPESPDLETIMTSADKALYIAKESGRNRVVLS
- the purB gene encoding adenylosuccinate lyase is translated as MIDRYTRPVMRAIFDVDHRLEVMFHVEKVSAKVLAEKGIIDQQKVSELLGAKVRLDPKRMDEIEQTTRHDIISFLTMISEQLPEGARSILHYGMTSQDLIDTAGALVYLEAIDQIQHSLDAFKSILKEQALAHKNTLMVGRTHGIHGEPIVFGVKFLSWYAEMERHSERLSHARRTMSVGKMSGAMGTAVHISPSLETAILSDLSLKPESMATQVVARDRHAELFSTLALIGSGLERIAVEIRHLQRTEVREAEEPFRPGQKGSSAMPHKRNPIGSENITGLARLLRSYSQAAFENVALWHERDISHSSVERVIGPDAFGLLDYMLVRLGGILKDLIIYPERMKQNLEMTRGLVYSQSVLLALTRAGLPRETAYKIVQDAAMQTWSGTNDLLTNLKIHVDMPASFPESELLAAFDPAPFLSGLDEIYDRVLGEHHHHSGNEGC